GGCCGTCTAGCAGCAGGAATTATAATCGATCAGCATTGTGAGCAGAGCGCCCATGATGTGGTTACGATGCATATATTAGTACTACCATGATACTTAGAACGTTAGCATTTGCCGGAAGATCATGTGAACTCAGATGATGTGCGCAGGTTCAGCAGAGAGTTCATCAACTCAAGTAAATCTGCATCTAGTCTGCGTTCTGATTGTGGAAGGTGCTGCCGAGAAACCGAGATCCGGCTGCCGGGGGCTCAGATTCTGGTGGGAAATCAGCAGTAGTAAGCATTTAGCCATCAAAGTTCAATCAGCAAAGTATATAATATAACTTAAGAAACGTAACGTTGTTGGCATGGGATCAATCAGAAAAAAGGTGACGTGTTTATACACTGTTACAGAGGTAGGTGTACCACTCTATGGAACAACCAACAATCTGCTGCTaactcagaaaaaaaaaatgcagtatTGGATGCTGTTTATAACAAATTTACAGATAGACAAGACACACGGCCTTGATTATTCCTTGCTAACCATCACGGCAATGGCAATGGTAACTGAGAAAAGTAGCAAGCCCACTCCACGGCCTTGACAACCCTCTCCCGATGCTGCACGCGTGGCCGGCGAAGGGCAGAAGCCGCAGGTCCCCACGGCCCTGCTGCTGCGAAGCGCAAGCGCCATTGGAATTACGTAATTAGGACAGGCGGCGGACGGAGacctagcagcagcagcagattgcCGACGGAATTGGGTTAGGTGGGGTGGGGTTTAAAGCTAGCTTATTACCCCACGTAATTATTATAAACAGGCCGAGCCCTACACAAACGCTTGTGGGCCTTACTGGGCCCAAATGGTACGGATTCTCTCTATCCGTGGGCTGCTGTGTTTGttgtttctttaaaaaaaaagaactgtTTTGTTACAATGACGTGGCGTGAGGAGGGTGTTTTTGTCTGCAAACTTCTCAAACTGGACGCAAGCAAATTTGAGCtcttttcttgttttgtttgCCGATTTGTTATATATGAAACCACTCCATCCGTCGCCAGAATATAAATGATAAATTACTGCACAGATAAAATGCTACATactgaatgaaataataaaggTAGCAATTCTTAAGTACAGTATAACCTGTACTCTGAATACTGTGTTAATCGGACAGACGGGTTTGTTAGTCAGAGCAAGTAGGGCGAGGTTGTCAGGGCATGATAAAACAAATTGGGCGCCAAGCAGAGAGCATTCTAGAAAGGGCTAGCTAGCTGGGTGGCTGCAAAGGCCAAAATTGACCTGCCAGCCCCACCACCTTCTCAACTCAACTCAACTCAACTCAACTCTGCCGATGAGAGGCACGGATTGCCGGGCCGGTGTGCAAAAGTTGAACATTTCTTCTCCCTCTTTGTGCATTCAACAGCAACGTTCACAAATGAAAATGGGTCTTCGCGATGACCATGTCGCCTCAGCTTGGCGCGTCAGTTTGGTAGTAGATGGCACATTCCAAAGAGAACCCTGCAGTTCAATTGATTTCCACCAACCAATCAGCGCGTTATTGACTCTGACCGTTACTTTCTCGGAGTTTCTAGAGAGGCTTTGTCCGAGTTTGTGGAGCAGGTAAACCTAGAGCAACAGAGCACTCCTAATTTCAAGAAAAGATTTAAACGCGCAACTACAAAGTAAGTGCGCAGTTTTGAGTAAGTGGTATGTTTCGAATCAATGATATTTACAGTAATGCATCTCCTGAGGAAAACTTCCCGGCATCAAGTTCATACGAATGCGGAATCGTTTGTAATATGGCTGACTCAGCTTCAGCTCTGGAAGAATCCATGCCAAGCTGGTCAGAGGTCCAAGTATGAAGAATTCGAGTCGACGGATGCCGTGGTGACTGGTCGTCAAAGAACACGTATGCAATAACACAATAATATTGGGACCAAAGTAGGAAAAGAGCCCGTGCTAATTGCTTCGGGCTTAGACTGACTCCAACAACAACATGCATTTCTCAAAGGCAAATTGCCAATTGCCTCGCGTATACAGTATTTTGCATTTCATTTCCAATCCACCAGCTCCAACAGCTAACACGCAACAGCAATCGCAGCTCCCCCATCTCCTCTGCGCCTTGCgctcgcgcctcctcctccgggcACGGCCAGCCAGCACGGCTCGCCCTCGCGCGGGGATTCGATGGAGCTGCCGTGCTCGGCTCGCTCGCCCTCGGCGGCGCGGTGCTGGTGCTCTTTTTCGGCAAGTGGTGGCAGCTGCTGGCCGACACCGACCGGCGCGTCAAGGAGCGAGCGGAGGTGCTGGGCCACGacccgtcgccggcgtcggaTCCCGTGCGCGCGTGGCTGCGCGTGCAGGAGGCGCAGGACGAGCTGGCGTCCATCAAGGAGCGGCCGTGGCGGGGCTGGCCGAGCAGCAGCTCAAGGCGGTGCGCGCGCTCCGGGAGCAGGGCGCGGCGATCCTCGAGGCCACGCCGCAGGCACCGCAGCCGCTGCTCTGCGACCCGGAGGAGCTGCGGGACCTCCCCGCGGAGGTGGGGCCCGCGAGGGCCTACCTCAACGAGACGCTCCGCTTCCTCGGCGACTGCGACGCCGCGTTCGGCGtctggggcgccggcggcgtgggcaAGACCACGGCACTAAAGCTGGTGCGCGAGGTGTGCGGCCGCAACAAGATCAAGATGGAGTGCTTCAACGATCGAGGAAggagggcggcgtcggcggcgagctcggccaaGGGCGCGCTCCGCCCCCGACAATCCCCGCCCGGgcgcgccccgcctcgccgagcTCAGCCCCGGCGCGCTCGGCTGCGGGCACGCTCcaccccggcgagccccgccccGACGCACTCCACACCGGCCTTGCCGCCGCAGAGGGAGTAGGggcgcgccacgccgcgccactACAAGTGACGGCCACGCCGCCGTAGAGGAGGAGGCAAGGTTGGCGCCGCCAGAGTGGGAGACCGGGGGGCAGAGCAGGCCCgcggggcggcgctgctcgcgcgCGGAGCTGGCCCGCccaaggccgcggcggcgcagagctcgcCTGCCCGCGGGGCTGGGagtcgggggcggcggaggcgcgaggaggagcgggggagcagaggcggcaggagtagggcggctcggcggtggGTGAGGAGAGCTGTGGCTGGGGGGCGAGAGAGAAGCGGCGGCGGGCAaaggaggcgaggcgaggcgcgggcgcCAGGATGAGGGGCGCGGGCGGAGAGGAGAGCCCTGCAGCAGGCAAATGCGTCGGATGAGAGAGGGAGCGTATTTTTCCATCGCCTCTCTCCTCCTCGAGGCATTTTGCCTCTCCGTTTGCGCCTCTTGTTGGAGACGGTTGCTCACGCTACAGTAGCCCTGAGTGAGGCAAAAATGGAATTGCCTCTCCAGATGCCTCAGCTGTTGGGCTCAGTCTTAATCCGAAAGGAACACTATAACAAAAGCTGAAAGCGGAGGAGACGAGGAGCCAACACGACACGCCAAACCAAAACCACACAGGACGCCAGGAGCTCCGCGTCCCAAATTTCTTCTGCAAAGAGCAAGCCAAAGAGGAGTTCGTTCCCGGAATCTCTCGCTCGCGTGCGCGGGATTTGATCCCCAACCACCCAAGTCTCTcgccctctctctttctccggCGGTTGGTTCCTTCGATCCCAAATCGTGATCCACTCGATGGCGGCCACCGCCGACGGCAACAAGATCCGCAACGCCAAGCTGGTGAGCAATCCGACACCCCGAGCCCTCGAATCCCGTCGTGTCTTGATCCAGCCGCCGCAGGCGGCCCGTCAAGTCTGGATTTTTGGTCAGCTATAATCTTGTCGAGCCCGAGTCGCTCGTCGCTGTTCCCCAATCGGATGATGGCCTGAAAACCGTTTATGCCCGCTTCTTTCGTGTTTCCTTGGAATTTCATTGCGAAAGGGTTGATGGATTTCGCCTCGATCGTTTAAAGATTGCATTTTCCCCCTTAGGGTTTCTTGTCTTGTACGGCGACTTTGAGCTCTGCGATGCTGATACGCGCTTGCTTGCTCTGTTTGGTTGTATCGCCAGGTTCTTCTCGGGGACGTGGGCGCCGGCAAGTCCAGCCTGGTTCTCCGGTTTGTGAAAGGCCAGTTCGTCGAATTCCAGGTGAGATTCCGTACTCCTTCACATGTGGGCCTGTGGGTCTGAAAATGAACTGGGCAGGTGTCCGTGGTGTGGAGTGGAAGCTTGAATTTGTTGCCTCATTTGGCTGCAGGAATCGACCATCGGGGCAGCTTTCTTCTCGCAGACCTTGGCAGTGAACGATGAGACAGTGAAGTTTGAGATATGGGACACGGCAGGGCAGGAGAGGTATCACAGCTTGACTCCCATGTATTACcggggtgctgctgctgcgctagtTGTCTACGACATCACcaatgcggttagtacaatgcAGACATACTTACTTGAGCTAGTAATGTCTCGATAGTTGTCTACAATAGTTGTCAGCGGTGATGATAATTTCTCGATGTTATGATCTACTCGGTCATGCTTGGCAATTGCTAAAACTAACAGGTGCAACTTGTGTCACAACAAATGACTGTAGAATTACTGGCACAATTATTGCTGATGCAATTACTAGTAGCTCTGAATAGCAAACTGCATTGTCTTTCTTCATgattggtgcaaaagtttggaGCTTCCAGTGTACcagtgttttggtgcatatgTTCTCCTGGTGTTTTGATTTTTGTATGATAATATCTTCTGAAAGGATAGAGAGTTACTAGATGGGGAAAAATGCAATTAAGTGgactattttttccttttttaagaaAAAGCTACTGCGATATCTGGCATATTGTTGTTATGCTGTCCTCTGCTCGTAGCTACACTTTTGTCCAAAAATAGCATTAAATTTGTCGGTATATTAACTAGCAATAAGTATACATTGCTTGTCCTCTTTGGCATGGTAATGCCCTTGCAGTCTAGCTACCTTCTGTGCGTCTCTGCCCAGATGGTGAACTGTAACTGAAGTATGTCAAATACCACTGAAATAACAACTGAAAGGTGTTCTGGAACATTGTTCGCATGCATCCTTCCATGTGTGCAATTACTGCTGAGCTTTGCGCCTAACTTTGGTTTTATAGTGATCTGTACCAACCTGTTTCTGTGTAATGTATAGCCATTGAATTGTTAAGGGAATTCTGCTCTGAGCTCTGCAAAGATGCAGTGTTGCAAGTTTGCGTGTGTATCCTTTTGAGTGTGCATTTATACTAAATGAGTCGTCAGAAATGAATCAATATGATGCAGCAAATCTAGAGCAACTGGATGCTTGCACTTTTTCTGTCTGCATTCATGATCATCCCAAAATCTGAATTGATATTGTGTAGCTTTTGGTGCTACTGAGCCATGGGACTCCTGCGATTCACTGCTTCATATTGACGAAAGAATTTCAGTTCACATTTTTATTATCTTTGATATTGCTGGCTAGGGTTCTCTTCATGTCTACTTGTTTCTTAGGTACATTTTGCACACTCATAATATGGTGCTACTGCCAAATCATGACACGAACTGTGCATCAGGCCAACTTTAAATTTATTCTGATTGTCTCCATCAACAAATTAATTCCCACATCATTGcaacaaacaacaacaacaacaacatagcctttttcccaagcaagttggggtaggctagagatgaaacccgaaagaaataagttcaaggttcaggcacattgatagttattctccaagcgctcctatccaaagctatctctttagagatatttcaatccttaaggtctctcttaaccgactcatcccacgtcagtttagatctacctctacccctctttacattatcgacccgctcaagaaccccattacgcaccggcgcctcaggaggccttcgttggacatgtccaaaccatctcagccgatgctggttaagtttctcctcaattggtgccaccccgaccctatcccgaataacttcgttccggactatATCCCTccgtgtgtgcccgcaaaaccaccgcaacatccgcatctctgctacactcaattGCTGGACATGTCACCTTTTTGTAGACCAACATTCAGCActgtataacatcgccggacgaattgttgtcctatataATTTGCATTTTAGCTTTCGTGGCACCcttttgtcacaaaggatgccagaagcttgccgccatttcaaccagccagctgaaattctatgtctaacatcttcatcaatgtcgccatccttttgtagcaccgatcctaaatatcgaaaagtatccttctggaccaccacttgctcatctagactaacgtcttccccctcatgcctagtcgcgctgaaatcgcacatcatgtactcggtcttggtcctactaagtctgaatcctttcgactctaacgtgcgtctccacagctctaacttcctattaacccctgccctactctcgtcaattagcaccacatcatcagcaaagagcatatactaagggatctcaccttgtatatcccttgtgacctcattcatcactaaatcaaataaataagggctcaatgctgacccctggtgtagacctatgttaataggaaagtcagtggtgttgccatcacatgtccggacaaacgtcgtcgcatccttgtacatatccttaatgagggtaatgtacttagttgggactttatGCTTCttcaaggcccaccacatgacatttctcggtactttgtcatatgccttctcaagatcaatgaagaccatgtgcaggttcttcttctgctccctatatctctccatcaattgtcgtattaagaaaatcgcctccatggttgaccttccaggcatgaacccaaattggttttgggtcacacttgtcactcttcttaggcgatgctcgataaccctctcccaaagctttatcgtatggctcatcagcttaatcccacggtagttagtacaactttgaacatcgcccttgtttttgaagataggtactaatatacttctcatCCATTCTTCCGgtatcttgtttgaccgaaaaatgagattaaaaagcttagttaaccatactattgctctatctcctaggcatctccacacctcaatggggataccatcagggcccatcgctttacctcccttcatcctcttcaaagcctccccgatctctacctcctgaattctcctcacaaaatgtctgttggtatcgtcaaaagagtcatctaactcaagagTAGGGTCCTcattctccccattaaacaacttgtcgaagtactctctccatctatccatgatctcctcatccttcactagcagtcgatctgtcccatccttaatgcatttgatttggttgatgtcccttgtcttccgctcgcggatcctagctaTCCTATAAATgttcttctccccttctttcgtgcctagccgctgatacaggtcatcatatgCCTTatcctttgctacactcacagctcgctttgcaccctcttcgctaatttatagccctcgatgttggctgcactcttgtcaaggtggaggcgcttgaaacactcctccttaatagccctttgcacctcgtcgttccaccaccaggtgtctttcccctcctgtttgcctcccctactcacgccaaacacctctgaggccacctttcgaacacatgttgccatcattagccacatgtcatctgcgtcttctccttcccaaggcccctcacctagcatcctttccttaaacgcttgtgccgcttcccctctaagcttccaccactttgttctcgaaatcttggcacgtttgtcccggtggacacgtacccgaagacgaaagtctgccaccacaagcttgtgttgagggacaacacactccccctggtatcaccttacaatctaatcAATCACGtatatcctccctcctagcaaggataaagtcgatctggctcgagtgttgtccactacgaaacgtcacaagatgggattccctcttcttaaacacggtattcgctatcaacaagtcgtaggctaacgcgaagttcaacacatcctccccctcttgactcctgctaccatacctaaaacccccgtgcactcgctcgaaccctacattagtcgcacccacatgaccgttgagatctcctcctatgaagagtttctcgctggtaggcacggtactaaccatgatatctagatcttcccagaactgcatcttggtgctctcactaaggtctacctgaggggcataggcactgatcacattcaaaaccgactctccaactaccaaccggattaggataatccggtcgtcttgccttctaacctctacgactccatcattaaggctcctatcaatcaagatgcctacaccattcctacccggagttgctcccgtgtaccaaagcttgaagcaagtatcctcaacctccttcgccttctgacccttccatttagtctcctgaacacatagaatatttacacgcctcctaattactgcatcaactagctctcgcaacttacccgttagggaccctacgttccagctacttatacgaatcctagttggctcggctagcttccttacccttcgcacccgtcgagggaagtgcgaagacccttgctcatttttcactacacccgggcgtagatgtagcgcgccatttaggtgacgacccgacccttgctcacttatcatcgtacctaggtcacgatacgacgcgcccttggggggatggcgacccggcttttgcccatttatcaccacacccgggttccgatgtagcgcgtcgctaagagggttacgccccaacgagtttcttgtgggtttcaaatccattagagtggctattttttatgctggtttgccaaaacctaacgcaaccctcctcctttacccgggcttgggaccggctatgctgagaccACTCAGaagagagagagtcttccagtcagcataggcggagttaATTCCCACATCATTGcgtcttttttatattataTGAGCACACAAATGTTATGTAAGCCCATATGAATAGCGGTAACCATTATTTGTTTTTTGCACTATAGGCCTCTTTCACACGTGCGAAGAAATGGGTTCAAGAACTTCAAGCGCAAGGTAACATCATACTCTATATAGAAATATGTACTTGTGTTGTAGAAGTTCACTTCAAAAGGAATGGTATTAATATTTTAGATCTTACAGACCACTTGTGCTGTTGGGCAGCTGTATAAGAAATTGATTTAGTAAATATGATAAGAATTGTTTTTGGAAAACCGAATACAggttgtttatttttttttctttctttctttcttccttttttaATGCAGGAAACCCGAATACAATAATGGCTCTTGCTGGGAACAAGGCTGATTTGGTAGAGGCGAGGCAGGTGCCAGCAGAAGTATGTTACTGTGCTTCTTATAAGTTCTATGTTTCGACTCATATTTTATGCACTGCTGTATTTGTTTAGTTTCTGCTGGATCTTCATCCCTTCAGTGTTTTCTCATCCTAGATATTTTTCATTTAATTActgcatactccctccatactcgaaAAAGAAGTCGTTTTGGACAGCGACATGGTCTCCAACGTTTAAATTTgacttcttatttttataaaaatatttgtcgcaaaatgatatatttatatttttatgaaagtatttttcaagacaaatataTTCATATGGTTTTTGTATTTTAAAACTCAACAACctaaaagttattcatgatcTATATTTCCAATGTTTGACTCAAATCTTGTCCAAAACAACTTTCTTTTCGAGTATGGATGGAGTATTTGTCAAAAATATGGTATGTAAAAGTAGGGAACAAAGGGCGTTGAATTTGGCTGCTGATCTTCTTATACAACCTTATTAGGATAGGAAGTCTTGGCTATCTTCTAAAAGTAATGATAGTTATTGACCGCAGAAGGAACATAGATATATAGTGACAAGCTGGCCTATATCCAGTTTGATGGGTCATGTAAGCTGAGCTGGGGCCTGGGAGCATGAAAAATGTTGGGGCAGGGGCAGCAATATCTTTTCAGGCTTATGCCATCTTAATTGATTGTAATGGTGTCTATCAAATCAAATACTTTGCATTTTCCATTAGTAACATGATCCTTTTCTGCAGGAAGCAAAGGCATACGCTCAAGAGAATGGTCTCTTCTTCATGGAAACATCTGCTAAAACGGCGATCAATGTGAATGACGTGTTCTACGAGATTGGTGAGTAATATTGGAAACACAGATAGGCTAGTCGTTGGCTGTAGAgtagtttttttctttctttctttttgagaTGGATTCTTCTACATCGATAGAATCTACTGGCTACGAAGTACTATGATATAAGTTTTAACTACTGTTGCTACTACCTAATCATTGGAATGTTTCCTGTCTCATTTCAGCTAAGAAATTGCTGCAAGGACAGCAGGTTCAGAACCCACAGGATGGAATGGTTCTCAACCAGAGACCACCAGAGAGGATGGTGAGCTCTTCCTCCTGCTGCGCATAAAGCACAACGCAGAGTGTTGAAATCTCCCATGGCCAGAGTTGCCAGAGTTCCAAGGGGAGTATGTATGCAACGAAAATGCTGCCAAATCTTGTGAAGTAGCTGCCATCCCAGCCGCTATAATCTTGTGCCCTTTACTGCTTGTTCATTGCCATGTTCCTTGTAAATGTGAATACGAGTTTTACTGCAGAGATTCACGCATCACTACGGCGCATGATCATGCTTATGTATTTCTGGGACTAGTGGAAACAGAGTAAAACGAGGATTGGACGGATTCGTTTGATTCATTTATTCTGGTTGCACAATGTCAAATTTATGCCTATTCCGGCTGTGCTGTCTAGCTGCAACTTCTGATCATTTTGATCAGTGGAGTGAACCCAAACTAAAATGTTCAAATACTGCAACTCTTGTAGTGGAGCTATGCTACTGTTGGCAAACGCCCTGCAAGCTTAATGTGGTATAAAATCACCTTGGAAGTTTGGATGGAGAAAAAATAGACGTATATCTAGTTGAATTCAGAAAAGTTGTATTGACACGATGGCGCAACGCAAGTATGGAGATATGCTCACAGGAGATACACTCACAGGAAAACACAACTTTAGCTATCTTCTCTTCCTGACGATTATATGCTCCATTTGCTAATAGACCGGCCACCAGGAGCTATCTGATAACTTGGTAACCAGCAACCAAAACCAACATTTCCCTTTCCTCAACAGAAAACAAGCAATGCAATTTATTTGTAAGTGCCAAAGGCATCAACTAGGCAGTTAATCGTATTGCAGATTAATTTCGGAGACCTCGAAAATATATGTGCTCGCTAggatataaaaaaaatgaatctaAAATTGCAGAATGACAACTGGAGAACTCTTTTGCTGATGCACCAGAAACCGAAGTAGGTAATACAAGAGCAAACAGCGATGTTGCAAGGAAGCATATCACTTCCCTACTATCTGTCAATTATCAACCAGGGACATGGAAACATATTATTCCGGATGAAACTCGGTATGTGCCGTTTCTTTACTGCTATCTATAACCCTTTTGTTTGTTCACTGGATGTAGTCATCGTTGTAGCTGTCGCTGATCACTGAGACAAATCGCTCAAGCCATGGCAGCTGGTGGAGGTCCTTCATGGTGTCAACAATATACGAGTCAGCACAGCGGGGTGGCGATTGGCAGGGGTTGTCTCCCAGGCTGAAACCACCTGCGAGGAACCTCTGGATGAGTGCCAGCTGCGCACGCTCCTGCTCCGAGTACCCCTCAACGGCGGTTGGCACGCAGTCAAATGTGTCCCATGCCCAGATCTCGGATGCTGCTTGGCTGGATCGTGCTGCGGAGGATGGCTCAATGGCTTCATCATCCCAGAACACGCATTGGCATGTCTGTACACCGCTAGCATAGTCAGCACCACAGGAGTAGCAGAATTCGTGCCCACACCTGCACAAGTGACCTTTATTAGCAGATAAAGAACAGAACATGTGAATCAACAATCTTTAGTGCATGCATTTTTAGGGCAATGGCCATGTGTGACAGACTGACAGCAAGACAAATCATGCTTTGCTACTTAATAGCAGCATGGTGTCCAAGTATGCCCATGCAAACACAATAATGGAGACATTATCATGGTACTATACTATGCAGCAAATCTGCAGCATTCTTCATGCTACAAGACTTTTATGGCATCATTTTTGTCATGCAACAAATATGCGGCATTGTTTTGGGAACCGGAATCATGGAAGACCAACcaacctcaaaaaaaaaacatggaagAACAAGTGAGCAATCTGAATTTAatacaaaaattttcaagacaaGCAACCGGGCTTTCACATTTCTATAACTAGCAGCTACCACCGCTCTGtttggctggctgtggctggtggctggtgctgatttgctgtgagagaaaaatattgctggTTACACTGCTGCTTGTTGCCAGCAAAACATGTCTATTGCTTTTGGAAAACTTTCAGTATTGGACCCTTAGCCAAAGCAAACTAGGAATGCTTACTCTACACTAAAACATAATCATCGTTTCTTCATGGGTCATAATCACTAGCATTTTGATAACCTCGGtttgggtattagatacttttGACAAAACCAAGGAAACCACGAGATAAGTGTTGCTTACTGATTTAGACAACAGTATAGCTCAGTTCTATTCATAAAAGTTGCCTTATTTCCTTTAGGCATTCCATGCATCAGAGGATGTTTCAAGATTATCATCTACTAATATCTGGCAATTATTGAAAACAAACATGGAGATCATACCAGCAAGTCATATGGAAGCAGCCTTGCGTTAGTTCAATCATTCGTCGACATCTCTGACAACGCCTCCACCTATTGTTTTGAGCAAGCCGATGCAAAGATAGGTCTCCAGCATCTCTTTCTTCAACAGGCAAGCTCTGGTACTCGTCACAGCCCATCATGATATGCCATGGCACTCCACAGTTGATACAAATATCTCTGTGGCATTCTGGGCACTCAACACAACTGAGATCTGACTGACTTGATGAACTTGCCCTAGAAAAGTGCTGACTAAGGTCTAATAACACCGAGCAGTTTGGAAAGGGACAATAAAATCTTTCCATGCCCGAGGTGCCAGCTTCTGCAAATGCTCTCTCCAGGGAATCATAGCTGCTA
The nucleotide sequence above comes from Panicum virgatum strain AP13 chromosome 3K, P.virgatum_v5, whole genome shotgun sequence. Encoded proteins:
- the LOC120700219 gene encoding ras-related protein Rab5A-like isoform X1, giving the protein MAATADGNKIRNAKLVLLGDVGAGKSSLVLRFVKGQFVEFQESTIGAAFFSQTLAVNDETVKFEIWDTAGQERYHSLTPMYYRGAAAALVVYDITNAASFTRAKKWVQELQAQGNPNTIMALAGNKADLVEARQVPAEEAKAYAQENGLFFMETSAKTAINVNDVFYEIAKKLLQGQQVQNPQDGMVLNQRPPERMVSSSSCCA
- the LOC120700219 gene encoding ras-related protein Rab5A-like isoform X2, translated to MAATADGNKIRNAKLVLLGDVGAGKSSLVLRFVKGQFVEFQESTIGAAFFSQTLAVNDETVKFEIWDTAGQERYHSLTPMYYRGAAAALVVYDITNAASFTRAKKWVQELQAQGNPNTIMALAGNKADLVEARQEAKAYAQENGLFFMETSAKTAINVNDVFYEIAKKLLQGQQVQNPQDGMVLNQRPPERMVSSSSCCA